The Galactobacillus timonensis genome has a segment encoding these proteins:
- a CDS encoding O-antigen ligase family protein yields the protein MFKEKVKKYLTDYRYIISVQILGMLILRDLIQDVFYLFSGIQSTVWNAFSAFVSLFALCIFLYEAVHRKLLTSPIQNTLWVFFAITFVGTAMRREGLWIKSWIYEFLLFMKIYLFFILIPRLGKGETDKFLYRISKWCIAVFCTINTVSLLILILHLLGFPDLPGVFAYSSMVTTSNHDGQYQFYGLYEWMTDGSYRTVTALVLGLFLYSRRQLKPALYYLNLVTAVSYLLLAKARSGLLCLIPIALYGIFFVLQKWKNRKFAKTVLLSLLVLGAIAIAIKTGPKLYTLRVLRTTDVYAFESQMNSITNGRFMMWEAGIQVGMEKPVFGWGWAYLPAKLVEMTFNDAGISLHNILVNVFVFSGFAGLISLLVFFFASIVRFWRNRHLIASTKSGWLLILVLCGWIQSMLQPGILGENSHIESIYFWIAYGYLIYLDYGTDSVSKAAVQA from the coding sequence ATGTTTAAAGAGAAAGTAAAGAAATACCTGACCGATTACCGGTATATTATCTCTGTCCAGATTCTGGGCATGCTCATATTACGAGACTTGATCCAGGATGTCTTTTACTTATTCTCCGGCATTCAGAGTACGGTCTGGAATGCTTTTTCTGCATTTGTTTCTTTATTTGCACTGTGCATTTTTCTTTATGAAGCAGTGCACCGGAAATTGCTTACTTCACCGATCCAGAACACGTTATGGGTCTTCTTTGCCATCACGTTTGTTGGAACAGCTATGCGCAGAGAAGGGCTATGGATCAAGTCATGGATCTATGAGTTTCTTCTCTTTATGAAGATCTATCTCTTCTTTATCCTGATTCCCAGACTTGGAAAAGGGGAAACGGACAAGTTTCTCTATCGTATTTCAAAATGGTGCATTGCCGTCTTCTGCACAATTAATACTGTTTCCTTACTGATCCTGATTCTTCATCTGCTTGGCTTCCCGGATCTTCCGGGGGTGTTTGCTTACAGTTCCATGGTCACTACTTCGAATCACGATGGACAATACCAGTTTTATGGTCTGTATGAATGGATGACTGACGGTTCCTATCGAACAGTTACCGCACTTGTTTTAGGCTTGTTTCTATATTCGCGCAGGCAGTTGAAGCCTGCTTTGTATTACCTGAATCTGGTTACTGCTGTTTCCTATTTACTGCTGGCGAAGGCACGCAGCGGCTTGTTATGTCTGATTCCCATTGCGCTCTACGGAATTTTTTTCGTTTTGCAGAAATGGAAGAATCGTAAATTTGCAAAAACTGTGCTTCTCTCCCTGTTAGTTCTGGGCGCTATAGCTATCGCAATCAAGACTGGGCCAAAGCTGTATACGCTTCGTGTTTTAAGAACTACTGATGTTTATGCATTCGAATCGCAGATGAATTCCATTACCAATGGCCGTTTTATGATGTGGGAAGCAGGAATTCAAGTCGGAATGGAGAAGCCGGTCTTCGGTTGGGGCTGGGCATACCTGCCTGCAAAACTTGTTGAAATGACGTTCAATGACGCTGGCATCTCACTTCACAATATTCTGGTCAACGTATTTGTCTTCTCCGGCTTTGCCGGCCTGATTTCTCTGCTTGTGTTCTTTTTTGCCAGTATCGTTCGCTTTTGGAGGAACCGGCATCTGATTGCTTCGACGAAGTCGGGATGGTTATTAATTCTGGTTTTATGCGGGTGGATCCAGTCGATGCTGCAGCCGGGGATCCTGGGAGAAAACTCGCATATCGAGTCCATCTACTTCTGGATTGCGTACGGCTATTTGATTTATCTGGATTACGGGACTGACTCAGTTTCAAAGGCTGCGGTACAGGCCTGA
- a CDS encoding sugar transferase: MNIHVRSLRRSTLWLADMIVSLLSLAIAVHIRFGTGSSGTTAVLDIYFSIALISTVIAFRLNLDKNFMRRSWFDEIYAVFLHTAVLGLALITGHYFAHNISWISRLMLGYFLLINFGLMIVERGTIKFAARKVYGTDTFRNKIILITDQAHAEDEFDDGLVFCVIGKLVINTDTAQGTLYDCSFSCPLENLSKELVTAAFDDVFINAPSLPQETIYSLMEKFTCMGVKAHVALDLFQPVDQQLTVSVFGGDYLCANYAKHEFNRAALAVKRIFDIIGALVGLAICGIIYIFAAPAIKLDSPGPVIFSQIRIGRNGKRFKFYKFRSMYIDAEERKKNLMAENEMNGLMFKMEDDPRITKVGKFMRKTSLDEFPQFWNVLKGDMSLVGTRPPTEDEFLHYNEHYRERLSIRPGITGLWQVSGRSDITNFDDVVKLDLRYINNWSLGLDARILFKTVAVVFKHKGAR, translated from the coding sequence GTGAATATACATGTACGAAGCCTGAGAAGATCGACGCTGTGGCTCGCTGATATGATCGTGAGCCTTCTTTCGCTTGCGATTGCGGTACATATCCGCTTCGGCACCGGAAGCAGTGGAACAACTGCGGTACTTGATATTTATTTCTCCATTGCGTTAATCTCGACGGTGATCGCATTCCGCCTGAACCTGGATAAGAATTTTATGCGGCGCAGCTGGTTTGATGAAATCTACGCTGTTTTTCTCCATACGGCCGTTCTTGGTCTGGCATTAATTACGGGCCACTACTTTGCGCACAATATATCGTGGATCTCACGACTGATGCTCGGCTATTTTCTGCTGATCAACTTCGGTCTCATGATCGTGGAGCGGGGCACAATCAAATTTGCGGCCCGCAAAGTCTATGGCACCGATACGTTCCGCAACAAAATCATTCTCATTACCGATCAGGCACATGCGGAGGATGAGTTTGATGACGGACTTGTATTCTGCGTCATCGGAAAGCTTGTCATTAATACGGATACGGCGCAGGGAACACTCTATGACTGCTCCTTTTCCTGTCCGCTCGAGAATCTGAGCAAGGAACTTGTGACGGCTGCCTTTGATGATGTATTTATCAATGCGCCGTCACTTCCTCAGGAGACTATCTATTCCCTGATGGAGAAGTTTACGTGCATGGGCGTAAAGGCACACGTTGCGCTGGATCTGTTTCAGCCCGTGGATCAGCAATTGACGGTATCTGTCTTCGGCGGGGATTATCTCTGTGCCAATTATGCGAAACATGAATTCAACCGCGCCGCCCTAGCCGTGAAACGAATCTTTGATATCATCGGAGCTCTGGTGGGACTTGCGATCTGTGGAATCATCTATATCTTTGCGGCACCGGCCATTAAGCTGGATTCGCCGGGACCCGTGATCTTTTCCCAGATCCGTATCGGACGCAACGGCAAGCGTTTCAAGTTCTATAAGTTCCGTTCGATGTATATCGATGCGGAGGAGCGGAAGAAGAACCTGATGGCAGAAAACGAGATGAACGGCCTCATGTTCAAGATGGAAGATGATCCGCGCATCACCAAAGTCGGTAAGTTTATGCGCAAGACATCTCTGGATGAGTTTCCGCAGTTTTGGAACGTATTGAAAGGGGACATGTCCCTGGTAGGAACGCGTCCTCCAACCGAAGATGAATTTCTGCATTACAATGAACACTATCGCGAGCGCCTGTCCATCCGTCCCGGGATCACGGGGTTGTGGCAGGTATCGGGACGCAGCGATATCACCAACTTTGATGATGTCGTAAAGCTGGACCTGCGTTATATCAACAACTGGTCTTTAGGCCTTGATGCCCGTATTCTGTTTAAGACCGTAGCCGTTGTGTTTAAGCATAAGGGAGCCAGATAA